Genomic segment of Diachasmimorpha longicaudata isolate KC_UGA_2023 chromosome 14, iyDiaLong2, whole genome shotgun sequence:
AAATAATGTCAATAAGCTACAGAAATCATTAAAcccattttgaaaataatattgactTCAAGATCATTTCATAAGCTTAGCAATATCGAGACAATTGACAGGAATTCTTAATCTGCAGAATGATAAGCTGAAGATTGCTGAAGGTGTTTTTGTTGGGATCAAGTATGAAGTCAGAAGGCTTGAGCTTGCTTGTTTCAAAGTTTTATTCaagtttttgaatttattgtcgAACAATGTAAAATATcttatcattatttattagacTATGGCCCCGTTATACGTTACGTTGTCTCCgaatttttcgggttttctcTGTGTGTGCTGTGCCATACCCCATAGAAGAAGTAAATTGATAAACCCAAGACCATCCACACGACGAATCGTACCCACGTCATAATATCCAGCATCACCATCAAGTAAATGTTGATGAGAATGCTCAAGGCCGGGAGGAAGGGCACCAGTGGAACTGTGAACGTCAGCTTCTTGTCGGACTTCGGTTGaagataaacaaataatattgTTAACGCCAGACACATGAGGGTCACTGCGAGGAGAATTATCGGCCAGACCGAGCCTTTCATTATTTCTCCCGAGAAATTGCGGATTATTCCGGTCAGACAGAAACACAGAATCACGTAAATGAAGACGAGCCAACTGACGATTTGACTCGTCAATTTCGTTGACATGTGGAGATTATTCAGGTTTATGAGTTGTTTTGCTGCGTAGTTGAACGTCTTGGGTTCTCTGTTGTCTCGTTTCTCATAAGCTTCATTTTCCTCATATCTTAGAATTAAGACACAAGCAGCGACTATCGAATAAGCCAGAAGAGTTCCAATGCTCATCATATTCACGAGCTGTCCAAGCTCAAAAATTGCAGCAAGAACACCAGTTAACAATCCAGCGGACAGAGTCCCCATCAACGGGGTGTGGAATCTAGAATTGACAGTCCCCATCCACTTGAAGATCAATCCATCATTAGCCATAGCGTAGATGACCCTCGGCAACGGGAACATGGCACCGAGGAGGCTTGAGCAGAGTCCGCTGATGGCTCCTACGGAGACTATCCACTTTGCCCAGCTCCAGCCGATGCTGTCGAAGACGTGAGGAAAGGGGGCATCCGGATTCTGCTCGTAATAAGGGAGAACTGTCGTCAGAACAGCTGAGACTCCAAAATACGCCAGGAACACGACTGTCAATGACGCTACGATGGCGATGGGGATTGACTTCTTGGGGTCCTTTGCTTCCTCCCCAGCTGTGG
This window contains:
- the LOC135169250 gene encoding high affinity cationic amino acid transporter 1-like isoform X1, whose product is MDIDVKLFRSALGNTKTMRIGNMMKTVIKTFTRKKLVDCTAESGLVRCLSTLDLTALGIGSTLGVGVYVLAGAVARDVAGPAVVISFAIAAVASMFAGLCYAEFGARVPKAGSAYVYSYVTMGEFIAFLIGWTLILEYIIGSASVVRGLSTYVDALFNNSMRNAFEHAAHIEADHFSPYPDFFAFGITIAFSLALAFGAKESSLANNIFTFVNLAVVLFVIIAGSFKANVKNWKLETPCTKGPKDDCTNGIGGFAPFGISGILTGAATCFYGFIGFDCVATAGEEAKDPKKSIPIAIVASLTVVFLAYFGVSAVLTTVLPYYEQNPDAPFPHVFDSIGWSWAKWIVSVGAISGLCSSLLGAMFPLPRVIYAMANDGLIFKWMGTVNSRFHTPLMGTLSAGLLTGVLAAIFELGQLVNMMSIGTLLAYSIVAACVLILRYEENEAYEKRDNREPKTFNYAAKQLINLNNLHMSTKLTSQIVSWLVFIYVILCFCLTGIIRNFSGEIMKGSVWPIILLAVTLMCLALTILFVYLQPKSDKKLTFTVPLVPFLPALSILINIYLMVMLDIMTWVRFVVWMVLGLSIYFFYGVWHSTHRENPKNSETT
- the LOC135169250 gene encoding high affinity cationic amino acid transporter 1-like isoform X2; its protein translation is MRIGNMMKTVIKTFTRKKLVDCTAESGLVRCLSTLDLTALGIGSTLGVGVYVLAGAVARDVAGPAVVISFAIAAVASMFAGLCYAEFGARVPKAGSAYVYSYVTMGEFIAFLIGWTLILEYIIGSASVVRGLSTYVDALFNNSMRNAFEHAAHIEADHFSPYPDFFAFGITIAFSLALAFGAKESSLANNIFTFVNLAVVLFVIIAGSFKANVKNWKLETPCTKGPKDDCTNGIGGFAPFGISGILTGAATCFYGFIGFDCVATAGEEAKDPKKSIPIAIVASLTVVFLAYFGVSAVLTTVLPYYEQNPDAPFPHVFDSIGWSWAKWIVSVGAISGLCSSLLGAMFPLPRVIYAMANDGLIFKWMGTVNSRFHTPLMGTLSAGLLTGVLAAIFELGQLVNMMSIGTLLAYSIVAACVLILRYEENEAYEKRDNREPKTFNYAAKQLINLNNLHMSTKLTSQIVSWLVFIYVILCFCLTGIIRNFSGEIMKGSVWPIILLAVTLMCLALTILFVYLQPKSDKKLTFTVPLVPFLPALSILINIYLMVMLDIMTWVRFVVWMVLGLSIYFFYGVWHSTHRENPKNSETT